GTTGCGCAGATCGGCCAGCCCGGCGTCGTCGAGCGTCGCCACGTCGGCTCCGTCCACCCGCAGCGTGCCCGAGCTCGGCCGGTCGAGGCAGCCGAGCAGGTGCATGAGCGTCGACTTGCCCGAGCCGGACGGTCCCACGATCGCCGCGAACTCCCCCTGCCCGATGCGCAGGTCCACCCCCCGCAGCGCGTCGACCAGCACTCCTCCGTCCAGACGGTAGGAGCGGGTGAGGCCGATCGCCTCGAACGCCGGCGCTCCCGCGCCCTCGTCGCGGCTCACGACAGGGACTGGCCGGGGCGTACGGCGTCGGCGCCCCTGACCACCACCTGCTCGCCCGCGGACACCCCGCTCAGGATCTCCACGACCGCGTCGCCCTGCGCGCCCAGCCGCACGACCCGCCGCTCCGCCCTGCCGCCGCGCACCGCCCACACGATCGTCTCCCGGCCACTCGTCACGATCGCCGACGCGGGCACGGCGGTCGCGTTCTCCGACCGTCGTACGGCCAGCCGCACGACGGCGCTCATTCCCGGCTTGGGCGCGGGGGCCGCGCCGCCGTCGTCGTAGGAGCCCCGGCCCAGTCGTAGCCGTACGGGATAGCTGACGCCGCCGGTCGCGCCCTCCTTGGGCGTGACCCCGACGCCCGTCACGGTGGCGGTGTAGGTCCCGCCGGTCACCGCGTCGAACTCGGCCTCGGCCCGCGTGCCCTCGCGGACCAGCAGCACGTCGGTCTCGTCCACGTCGGCGGACAGCGTGAGCACGGACACGTCGGTCACCGTGGCGATCGGGTCTCCGGCGGCCACCGGGACGCCGGTGGCGATCGTCCCGCCGGAACGGCCCGCGGGAGCGGCCGCCGCCGCTCCCGCCTGACCCGCCAGCCCGGCCGGCAGCTGCGAGACCAGCGCGCCGAGGCCGGCCGCGCCGCCAGCGGACGACGCGCCGCCGAGCGTGACCACCCCGCCGAAGGGCGCCCTGACGACCAGGGCGTCCACGGTCTGCTCGGCCGCGCGCACGGCCGCCCTGGTCTGGGACCTCGACGCCGCCCGCAGCGACTCCATCGACGCGCTCAGCCCGCTCAGCCCCGCACTGACCTGGCCGCTCACCTGCGACAGGCTCCGGCCGACCGAGCGGGTGAGCCCGTCGAGCACCTCGCCCAGCGCCCGGCGCTGCGCTCGCTGACGCCGCTCGGCGGCGTCGATGGCGGCCAGCAGCCGGGTCCGGGCCGTGCGGTCGCCGATCGACCTGGCGGCCTTCCTCGCCCGGGCGAAGGACCGGGCGACGTGGGCGTCGAGCGAGGCGGGCAGGCGCAAGGGCGGCAGCCGTACGCTCGCCGGGGACCCGCCCGCGCCGCCGAAGGAGACCGGGCGGGCGGCCTGCCGGTCGGCCTTCCGCGCGGCCGAAAGCTGCTGCCTGGCCTGGGGAGAGCTGATCCTGGCGAGGATCTGGCCCTTCTTCACCGTGTCGCCGTCCTGGACGTACAGGCGGGCGACCGTGCCCGGGGCGGGGGCGGTCAGCGTGGCCGTCGCACGCGCGCCCACCGTCGCCGGGGCCTCGACGACCTCGCTGACGGTGGTCCTGGTGACCGTAGCCACCTGGGTTTTCCGGGGTTCCGGCGACGAGCACCCGGCGGCGAGCAGAACGGCGAGAAGCGGGATGATCCCGCGACGGGACACCACCGGCCAATGGTAAAGCGATGGTCGACGTCCGTCCCGGAGACGCCGGTCCGGCGCGGAAACCGGTATGTCAGCCGGCGGCGCGGAACCGCCGTATGTCAGCCGGCGGCGAGGCGGCGGCTGCGCTCGCAGGCGGCCTCGATCGCGTCGAGGAACGCGGCCCGCACCTTGTGGCGCTCCAGCTCGGCGATGGCGGCGATCGTGGTCCCTCCGGGCGAGGTCACGCCCTCGCGCAGGATCACCGGGTGCTCCCCGGAGTCGCGCAGCATGATCGCGGCGCCGACGATCGACTGGGTGACCATGTCGAGAGCGGCGGCGCGCGGCATGCCCAGCAGGATGCCGGCGTCGACCATGGCCTCGACCAGGTAGAAGAAGTACGCCGGGCCGCTGCCGGACAGCGCGGTGGCGGCGTCCTGCTGCTTCTCGGGGATGCGCAGCACCTTGCCCACCGGGCTGAGCAGCGCCTCGGTGCGCTTGAGGTGCTCCTCGGAGGCGTGGGCCCCGGCCGAGATGACGCTCATGGCCTCGTCGACCAGGACGGGCGTGTTGGACATGACCCGCACGACCGCGACGCCGTCGCCGAGCCGCGCCTCCACGAACGCCGTCGTGATGCCGGCGGCCACCGAGATCACCAGCCGGTCGGCGGCCACGTGCGGGGCGATCTCGGTCAGCAGCGCGTCCATGTCCTGCGGCTTGACCGCGAGGATGATCGTCTCGGCCAGCTTGGCGGCCTCGGCGTTGCCCGCGACCCGCACGCCGTACCGCTCGCGCAGCGCCTCGGCCCGCTCGGGCCTGCGGGCCGTCGCCACGATCTCCTCGGGTCGCAGACCGGCGCGTACCAGCCCGGAGAGCAGGGCCTCGCCCATCTTGCCGGTCCCGAGAATCGCGATCATTCCTGCACCTCTTCTGGGCTCCGCCGGGATCTCCACGCAGCTTACCGACCTCGCGGGACGGAGCCGAACCCGCCGGCCGACGGTCAGGAGGTCCGGCGGCGCAGCGTGGCGGCGCCGAGCAGGAGGGCGAGCACGGCCGACCCCGCCACCACCAGCACGTCGCGCCAGAACTCGCCGCCCGGATCGGCGTCCGCGACCGCGTGCGCCATCGCCTCGATCGCGTACGACATGGGTAACACGTTGGAGATCCATTCGAGCACGGTCGCCATCTGCCCGCGCGGCACGAGGATCCCCCCGAGCAGGATCTGGGGAAGCATGACGATCGGCATGAACTGCACGGCCTGGAACTCCGTACGGGCGAACGCGCTGCACAGCAGACCGAGCGCGGTGCCGAGCAGGGCGTTGAGCAGCGCGACGAGCACCAGCGGCCACAGCGGGCCCGGCAGGTCCAGGCCCAGCCAGGTGAGGGAGACGGCCAGTGCCAGCGCCACCTGGGCGCACGCCGCCAGTCCGAACGCGAGGCCGTACCCGAGGAGGAGGTCGAGCCGGCCGAGCGGCATCGCCATGAGCCGCTCCAGCGTCCCCGACGTGCGCTCGCGCAGGGTGGCGATCGAGGTGATGAGGAACATGACCAGGAAGGGGAAGACGCACAGCAGGATCGGCGCCCAGCGGCCGAAGGCCCGCTCGTCGTCCATCACGTAGTAGAGCAGGATCATCACCAGCGTCGGCACGAGCACCATCAGCGCGACCGTGCGCCGGTCGTGGCGGAGCTGCGTCGTGATCCGCCGGGCCGTGGCGAGGGTGATCGCGACGCTGCGTCCCCTGAATCGCTCGCTCCGCTCGCTCATGCCGCCGCCCTCTCCTCGATCAGGCGCAGGAACGCCTCCTCCAGGTCCGTCGTACGCGTGTGCGCGCGCAGGCCGCCGGGGGTGTCGTCGGCGAGGATCTCCCCCTGGCGCAGCACGATCAGCCGCTCGCACCGCGCCGCCTCGTCCATGACATGGCTGGAGACCAGGATCGTGGTGCCGCCCTCGGCCAGGCGGTGGAAGAGCGTCCACAGCTCCTGCCGCAGCACGGGGTCGAGCCCGACCGTCGGCTCGTCGAGCACGAGCAGTTCCGGACGGCCGAGCAGCGCGACGGCGAGCCCGGCCCGGCCAAGCTGGCCGCCCGAGAGCGTGGACCCGAGCTGGTGGGCGGCGCCGGCGAGCCCGACCTCCGTCAGCACCCGCTCGGGGTCGTCCTTCGGGGCGCCGAGCACGGCTCCGAAGTAGCGCAGGTTCTCCAGCACGGTCAGGTCGCGGTAGACGGCCGGGCTCTGGGTGGAGTAGCCGATCCTGCGCCGCAGGCCCGCGCTTCCGGCCGGCTCGCCGAGCACGCGCACCTCGCCGCCGCCGACGACCTGGACTCCCACGATCGCCCGCATGAGCGTCGTCTTGCCGCAGCCGCTCGGTCCGAGCAGGCCGGTGACCTGTCCCCGGGGCACGTCGAAGGCGAGGCCGTGCAGGACCTCCACCCCGCCCCTGGACACCCGCAGATCCCGTACGGAGATCGCGGGATCCGATAAATTCATCATGTGATGAAATTAGCTTCCGGCGAGACGGCGCGTCAATGCACCGCCCACACCGCCTGCGTGCAGGTGCGCGGACGGCTTCGGCGGGCGCGCGAGCACCTGCATGCTGGAAAAGCGGATTGTCCGCAGGAGCGCCGCATGGGTAACTTCGCGGCCTATGACCCCGACGCTGCGTACCGAACGCCTGCTGCTGGAGCCGTACGCCCCCGAAGACGAGGAAGACTTCGTCACCCTGTTCCAGGACCGGAGAGTGTCGCAGTGGATGGGCGACGGCCCCGCCACCGAGGCGGAGTGCCGCGCCCTGTTCGGACGGATCTTCACGAAGGTCTACGCCCAGGACTCGTTCGACGTCTGGGCCGTCCGCCGGAACGGCCGCTTCGCCGGGCACGCCGAGATCAAGCCGACGGACGTGGCGGACGGCTACGAGATCATCTACGCGCTGGCCCCCG
The DNA window shown above is from Microbispora sp. ZYX-F-249 and carries:
- a CDS encoding efflux RND transporter periplasmic adaptor subunit, translated to MVSRRGIIPLLAVLLAAGCSSPEPRKTQVATVTRTTVSEVVEAPATVGARATATLTAPAPGTVARLYVQDGDTVKKGQILARISSPQARQQLSAARKADRQAARPVSFGGAGGSPASVRLPPLRLPASLDAHVARSFARARKAARSIGDRTARTRLLAAIDAAERRQRAQRRALGEVLDGLTRSVGRSLSQVSGQVSAGLSGLSASMESLRAASRSQTRAAVRAAEQTVDALVVRAPFGGVVTLGGASSAGGAAGLGALVSQLPAGLAGQAGAAAAAPAGRSGGTIATGVPVAAGDPIATVTDVSVLTLSADVDETDVLLVREGTRAEAEFDAVTGGTYTATVTGVGVTPKEGATGGVSYPVRLRLGRGSYDDGGAAPAPKPGMSAVVRLAVRRSENATAVPASAIVTSGRETIVWAVRGGRAERRVVRLGAQGDAVVEILSGVSAGEQVVVRGADAVRPGQSLS
- a CDS encoding ABC transporter permease, with translation MSERSERFRGRSVAITLATARRITTQLRHDRRTVALMVLVPTLVMILLYYVMDDERAFGRWAPILLCVFPFLVMFLITSIATLRERTSGTLERLMAMPLGRLDLLLGYGLAFGLAACAQVALALAVSLTWLGLDLPGPLWPLVLVALLNALLGTALGLLCSAFARTEFQAVQFMPIVMLPQILLGGILVPRGQMATVLEWISNVLPMSYAIEAMAHAVADADPGGEFWRDVLVVAGSAVLALLLGAATLRRRTS
- a CDS encoding ABC transporter ATP-binding protein, yielding MMNLSDPAISVRDLRVSRGGVEVLHGLAFDVPRGQVTGLLGPSGCGKTTLMRAIVGVQVVGGGEVRVLGEPAGSAGLRRRIGYSTQSPAVYRDLTVLENLRYFGAVLGAPKDDPERVLTEVGLAGAAHQLGSTLSGGQLGRAGLAVALLGRPELLVLDEPTVGLDPVLRQELWTLFHRLAEGGTTILVSSHVMDEAARCERLIVLRQGEILADDTPGGLRAHTRTTDLEEAFLRLIEERAAA
- a CDS encoding GNAT family N-acetyltransferase, whose translation is MTPTLRTERLLLEPYAPEDEEDFVTLFQDRRVSQWMGDGPATEAECRALFGRIFTKVYAQDSFDVWAVRRNGRFAGHAEIKPTDVADGYEIIYALAPGMWGSGLGRELALAIVAYGFDVLGLTEVYATVAAPNLASLAVLDRIGFEHVRDMTEDDGGVTRVLTRRRDAL
- the proC gene encoding pyrroline-5-carboxylate reductase, producing the protein MIAILGTGKMGEALLSGLVRAGLRPEEIVATARRPERAEALRERYGVRVAGNAEAAKLAETIILAVKPQDMDALLTEIAPHVAADRLVISVAAGITTAFVEARLGDGVAVVRVMSNTPVLVDEAMSVISAGAHASEEHLKRTEALLSPVGKVLRIPEKQQDAATALSGSGPAYFFYLVEAMVDAGILLGMPRAAALDMVTQSIVGAAIMLRDSGEHPVILREGVTSPGGTTIAAIAELERHKVRAAFLDAIEAACERSRRLAAG